A stretch of the Bradyrhizobium arachidis genome encodes the following:
- the tesB gene encoding acyl-CoA thioesterase II, translating to MSKSLIDLIAILDIEQLEVNLFRGNSPKTSWQRVFGGQVIGQAMVAACRTVEGRLPHSLHCYFILPGDPQVPIIYQVERLRDGKSYSTRRVTAIQHGNAIFSIMVSFHAEEETAFDHQEKMPDVPPPDKLTAEEVAKQPMFREMPEFIRRYYESDRPIELRPVELGRYFGQKIEDGRIHVWIKTAATLPDDPALHMCALAYASDFSLLDAVMARYGRTLFDKRMMPASLDHAMWFHRPFRADGWLLYAQDSPSAQGGRGLTRGLIFKPDGTLVASVAQEGSVRQRK from the coding sequence ATGTCCAAAAGCCTGATCGACCTCATCGCCATCCTCGACATCGAGCAGCTCGAGGTGAACCTGTTCCGCGGCAACAGCCCGAAGACGAGCTGGCAGCGGGTCTTTGGCGGCCAGGTGATCGGCCAGGCGATGGTCGCGGCCTGCCGCACCGTCGAGGGACGGCTGCCGCATTCCTTGCACTGCTACTTCATCCTGCCTGGCGATCCGCAGGTTCCGATCATCTACCAGGTCGAGCGGCTGCGCGACGGCAAGAGCTATTCGACGCGACGCGTCACCGCGATCCAGCACGGCAACGCGATCTTCTCGATCATGGTGTCGTTCCATGCCGAGGAGGAGACCGCGTTCGATCATCAGGAGAAGATGCCGGATGTGCCGCCGCCGGATAAGCTGACGGCCGAAGAGGTCGCCAAGCAGCCGATGTTCCGCGAAATGCCGGAGTTCATCCGCCGCTACTACGAATCCGATCGTCCGATCGAGCTACGCCCGGTCGAGCTCGGCCGCTACTTTGGCCAGAAGATCGAGGACGGCCGCATCCATGTCTGGATCAAGACCGCGGCGACGCTGCCAGACGATCCGGCGCTGCACATGTGCGCGCTCGCCTATGCGTCGGACTTTTCGCTGCTCGATGCCGTGATGGCGCGCTACGGCCGTACGCTGTTCGACAAGCGGATGATGCCGGCGAGCCTCGACCACGCGATGTGGTTTCACCGCCCGTTCCGCGCCGACGGATGGCTGCTCTACGCGCAGGATTCGCCGAGCGCACAAGGCGGCCGCGGGCTGACCCGCGGCCTGATCTTCAAGCCCGACGGCACGCTGGTGGCATCGGTGGCGCAGGAAGGCTCCGTGCGTCAGCGCAAATAG
- a CDS encoding DUF4339 domain-containing protein, whose product MASWFYASEGKQQGPYQEAQFRELIAQGVVRADTLVWSEGMAGWQKAAEIPGLMAGAGGPPVVPQMGGVATRASAGGGGSGPLSTDVSVFGLLGRSIVFVIGMLLVIPAPWVACWFYQWMSSHIQVPGRPNFGFAGQPMDIWYVLMGTALLSYAGASGSSFVQLVATVLQAFLNWMIIRWIAANLTSNGERLPISFKGSAIGYIGWYVLMLISAITIIGWAWVLAFWMRWMCSNIDGTRREVTFNGSGLQILWRTLVFVIACGFIIPIPWVLRWYVAWYVSQFAVVERGAMAHA is encoded by the coding sequence ATGGCGAGTTGGTTCTACGCATCCGAGGGCAAGCAGCAGGGGCCCTATCAAGAAGCACAATTCCGCGAGTTGATCGCACAGGGCGTGGTGCGGGCCGATACTCTGGTCTGGTCCGAGGGCATGGCCGGCTGGCAAAAGGCGGCAGAAATCCCCGGCCTGATGGCAGGCGCCGGTGGGCCTCCGGTCGTTCCGCAGATGGGCGGCGTTGCCACGCGCGCCAGTGCCGGCGGTGGCGGAAGCGGCCCGCTTTCAACTGACGTCAGCGTGTTCGGCCTGCTTGGCCGCAGCATCGTGTTCGTCATCGGCATGCTGCTCGTGATTCCGGCGCCGTGGGTCGCCTGCTGGTTCTACCAATGGATGTCGTCCCACATCCAGGTGCCGGGCCGGCCCAACTTCGGCTTCGCGGGCCAGCCGATGGACATCTGGTACGTGCTGATGGGCACAGCGCTGTTGAGCTACGCCGGCGCCAGCGGCAGCTCGTTCGTGCAACTTGTCGCGACCGTGCTCCAGGCCTTCCTCAACTGGATGATCATCCGGTGGATCGCCGCAAACCTCACGTCGAACGGCGAACGCCTGCCGATCTCGTTCAAGGGCAGCGCGATCGGCTATATCGGCTGGTATGTCCTGATGCTGATCTCCGCGATCACCATCATCGGCTGGGCCTGGGTGCTCGCGTTCTGGATGCGCTGGATGTGCAGCAACATCGACGGCACGCGGCGTGAAGTCACGTTCAACGGCTCGGGCCTGCAGATCCTGTGGCGCACGCTGGTGTTCGTGATCGCCTGCGGCTTCATCATCCCGATTCCGTGGGTGCTGCGCTGGTACGTGGCCTGGTACGTGTCGCAATTCGCGGTCGTCGAACGCGGCGCGATGGCGCACGCCTGA
- a CDS encoding P-II family nitrogen regulator has translation MKLVVAIIKPFKLDEVRQALTSIGVHGMTVTEVKGYGRQKGHTEIYRGAEYVVNFLPKLRIEIAVPSEIADKAISVITSTARTGQIGDGKIFVTPIDHALRIRTGETDSDAL, from the coding sequence ATGAAACTCGTCGTCGCGATCATCAAACCCTTCAAGCTCGATGAGGTGCGCCAGGCGCTGACATCGATCGGCGTCCACGGCATGACGGTGACCGAGGTGAAGGGGTACGGCCGCCAGAAGGGTCATACCGAGATCTATCGCGGCGCCGAATATGTCGTGAACTTCCTGCCCAAGCTTCGGATCGAAATCGCGGTGCCGTCCGAGATCGCGGACAAGGCGATCAGCGTGATCACATCGACCGCGCGCACCGGCCAGATCGGCGACGGAAAGATCTTCGTCACGCCGATCGACCATGCGCTGCGCATCCGCACCGGCGAAACCGACAGCGACGCGCTCTAG